The proteins below are encoded in one region of Thermococcus peptonophilus:
- a CDS encoding type II toxin-antitoxin system VapC family toxin, whose product MTVIVIDASSLARYILLEPGWERIEEFIRGNDLASLEYALVEVSNALWKHCVLYSRIDREEFERRSQALDLMRSVLFLENPFEYLSQAREIACEERITVYDALYIAQALKYGKLATSDEKQGKTAEKLGVEVTYL is encoded by the coding sequence ATGACCGTGATAGTAATTGACGCATCGTCTCTTGCCAGGTACATCCTTTTAGAACCTGGATGGGAGAGAATCGAGGAGTTCATAAGGGGAAACGACCTTGCGTCCCTGGAATATGCGTTAGTTGAAGTGTCAAACGCCCTGTGGAAGCACTGCGTGTTGTACTCTCGCATAGACCGAGAAGAGTTTGAAAGAAGAAGCCAGGCCTTAGACCTTATGAGAAGTGTTTTATTTCTCGAAAATCCTTTTGAATACCTGTCCCAAGCGCGGGAGATAGCGTGTGAGGAAAGGATAACGGTCTACGACGCCCTCTACATAGCCCAGGCCCTAAAGTATGGAAAGCTCGCTACAAGCGATGAAAAACAGGGGAAAACGGCGGAAAAGCTCGGCGTTGAGGTCACCTACCTCTAA
- the vapB gene encoding type II toxin-antitoxin system VapB family antitoxin has product MAVISVRIPDELKAKMRELDINWSEEIRKFIEERVRRAEKQKKLDEIHRLLSGGTPADEGAARKYVRDDRDSN; this is encoded by the coding sequence ATGGCGGTTATAAGTGTGCGTATTCCCGACGAGCTCAAGGCGAAGATGAGGGAGCTTGACATCAACTGGAGCGAGGAGATACGGAAGTTCATTGAAGAGAGGGTTCGTAGGGCAGAAAAACAGAAAAAACTTGACGAAATCCACAGGCTCCTCTCTGGTGGAACTCCTGCGGATGAAGGGGCTGCAAGAAAGTACGTGAGGGATGACCGTGATAGTAATTGA
- a CDS encoding MATE family efflux transporter has protein sequence MFRNETQRKIWALAWPAILGNISQTLLNLVDTLMVGHVSALAIAAVGLGGQVSWFMFPIMMAVSVGTLALIARFVGAKDYPQAELVLEQSLYLAFLLGIPVMLFGWFFGDEVLWIMGAKGELLRTAYAYLKVVFLFYPIRFVGFTLFSALRGAGDTKTPMKLGIFMNVVNATFDYLLIYGKLGFPRMGAVGAAWASGIGITSSSLIGLYLLLAGKLVLKFRPSWSFHPEMVVRILRIGVPTLVERGLFSFYNFLYMSIVTRFGDVALAAHQIGLRVESIAYMPAFGFNVASSALVGQNLGAGKPEEAERTVYEALKMVSVFMGVMAVILIAFPRYLVMPFLSSSDPHYHEVLHLASIYLLIVGVSEVPLGWVFVLSGALRGAGDTKSPMYVTAISKLLFRIVPSYVFGFGLAVGPFVIEGMGVIAAWLAMTLETFTSAVMYWWIFKKGRWKYVKV, from the coding sequence ATGTTCCGCAACGAGACCCAGAGGAAAATATGGGCACTGGCGTGGCCTGCTATACTTGGCAACATCTCACAGACGCTGCTCAACCTAGTGGACACTCTAATGGTCGGTCACGTCAGTGCACTGGCGATAGCGGCCGTCGGCCTCGGCGGACAGGTAAGCTGGTTCATGTTCCCCATAATGATGGCAGTTTCTGTTGGGACTCTCGCCTTGATAGCCCGCTTTGTTGGTGCCAAGGATTATCCTCAGGCAGAACTCGTTCTAGAGCAGAGCCTCTACCTTGCTTTCCTCCTCGGAATCCCAGTTATGCTCTTCGGTTGGTTTTTCGGAGATGAAGTTCTCTGGATTATGGGTGCCAAGGGAGAACTCCTCAGAACGGCCTACGCTTATCTTAAGGTCGTGTTCTTGTTCTATCCAATCAGGTTCGTCGGTTTTACGCTCTTTTCGGCTCTAAGGGGAGCGGGGGATACGAAGACTCCCATGAAGCTCGGTATCTTCATGAACGTCGTCAATGCCACTTTTGACTATCTCCTGATCTATGGTAAGCTCGGCTTTCCGCGGATGGGTGCCGTGGGAGCTGCTTGGGCCTCGGGGATTGGGATCACGTCTTCATCTCTGATTGGCCTGTACCTTCTCCTGGCTGGAAAGCTCGTCCTCAAGTTCAGGCCAAGCTGGAGCTTCCATCCGGAGATGGTCGTCAGAATACTCAGAATAGGCGTCCCCACATTGGTGGAGCGCGGCCTCTTCAGCTTCTACAACTTCCTCTATATGAGCATAGTCACCCGCTTTGGGGATGTGGCGTTAGCTGCCCACCAGATAGGTCTCAGGGTCGAGAGCATAGCCTACATGCCCGCCTTTGGATTCAACGTCGCTTCCTCTGCCCTCGTTGGTCAGAACCTCGGTGCTGGAAAGCCAGAAGAGGCTGAAAGGACTGTTTACGAGGCCCTGAAGATGGTGAGCGTCTTCATGGGCGTGATGGCAGTCATCCTCATAGCGTTCCCGCGCTACCTCGTCATGCCCTTCCTGTCTTCAAGCGACCCGCACTACCATGAGGTGCTCCACCTGGCGAGCATTTACCTCCTTATCGTTGGGGTGAGCGAAGTCCCCCTCGGATGGGTCTTCGTCCTGAGCGGAGCTTTGAGGGGAGCCGGCGATACGAAGAGCCCGATGTACGTGACAGCCATAAGCAAGCTCCTCTTCAGGATAGTTCCTTCCTACGTCTTCGGGTTTGGGCTTGCGGTAGGGCCTTTCGTGATAGAGGGGATGGGCGTCATAGCGGCCTGGCTCGCGATGACCCTTGAGACGTTCACGAGCGCTGTTATGTACTGGTGGATATTCAAGAAAGGCAGGTGGAAGTACGTTAAGGTCTGA
- the cas6 gene encoding CRISPR-associated endoribonuclease Cas6 has product MRLKLTLISLNNEFSRPNKHAVQGFIYHMLKGTEYGERHDQPKFKFFTFSDFFLDREGRPTFIVSSPERGFINALHSTIKERESIHIGKNEYQVAELRKFRLPLRKAFQTGSPVVIYRNASKNEYFKLHAHRDLRFFLDRLKENAEKKYNAFYGEELSLEGPLFDRMIPKVRQNGKIDVYVKVVKNGVPFPVIGSNWELLEKERIKPEERKFYRFLMDVGLGEKNSLGFGFVNPIWR; this is encoded by the coding sequence ATGAGACTAAAGTTAACACTAATATCCTTAAATAACGAGTTTTCGCGACCGAATAAGCACGCAGTCCAAGGCTTTATTTACCACATGCTGAAAGGAACTGAGTACGGGGAGAGACACGACCAGCCGAAGTTCAAGTTCTTCACGTTCTCTGACTTTTTCTTGGACAGGGAGGGGAGGCCGACTTTTATAGTTTCCTCCCCAGAGAGAGGCTTCATTAATGCCCTTCACTCGACCATCAAGGAAAGGGAGAGTATCCACATCGGGAAGAATGAGTACCAAGTTGCGGAGCTCAGAAAGTTCAGGCTCCCTCTTAGGAAAGCCTTCCAGACAGGCTCACCGGTTGTCATCTACAGGAACGCCAGCAAAAACGAGTACTTCAAGCTCCACGCCCATAGGGACCTGCGCTTTTTTCTCGATCGTCTTAAAGAGAACGCCGAGAAGAAGTACAACGCCTTCTATGGAGAGGAACTTTCCCTCGAAGGCCCGTTGTTTGATAGGATGATACCAAAAGTTAGACAGAATGGGAAGATAGACGTTTACGTGAAGGTCGTCAAGAACGGGGTTCCTTTTCCAGTCATCGGCTCCAACTGGGAGCTTCTCGAAAAGGAGCGCATAAAACCAGAGGAGAGGAAGTTCTACCGCTTCCTCATGGATGTCGGCCTTGGGGAAAAGAACAGTCTCGGCTTTGGCTTTGTTAATCCTATTTGGAGGTGA
- a CDS encoding VIT1/CCC1 transporter family protein has protein sequence MSRLIELAEKFYRDEYTDSVLYSRLAKAEKDERIKAEFQRLAQIESDHASFWYEFLKRRGIKPEKPKIGRFHFTSVFVLRRVLGAGAVASLLEMGERDAVKKYYRFLTEYSSEMSEDEREKLKSVILDELEHEKFFREEEKTFHTENIRDLVLGMNDGLVEILGAVTGLSAVYPNRPELVGISGLIVGVAGSLSMGIGAFISVRSQRQVNEALREKMEVLFRVSPERAREEIMERLIEGGLPKEIAEKTAEELAQKGDAVISLLIGENNENEVRSALYTGLSYLLGVAFPVTPYFLASSSLTALPFSILLAGTVLGLVGTMVALLSGISIRKKALEMVSTGLGAAFLSYLFGRLMEAVFHVSAL, from the coding sequence ATGTCCAGGCTGATTGAGCTCGCTGAGAAATTCTACAGGGACGAGTACACGGATTCAGTCCTCTACTCCAGGCTGGCTAAGGCGGAAAAGGACGAGAGAATCAAAGCAGAGTTCCAGAGGCTGGCCCAGATAGAGTCTGATCATGCTAGTTTTTGGTACGAGTTTCTCAAGAGACGGGGTATAAAACCGGAGAAGCCGAAGATAGGGCGCTTCCACTTCACATCGGTTTTCGTCCTCAGGAGAGTACTCGGTGCGGGGGCTGTGGCCTCTCTTCTCGAAATGGGCGAGAGGGACGCGGTAAAGAAGTACTACAGGTTTCTGACCGAGTACTCCTCAGAGATGAGCGAAGATGAAAGGGAGAAACTTAAGAGTGTCATCCTCGACGAGCTTGAGCACGAGAAGTTCTTCAGGGAAGAGGAGAAAACATTCCACACCGAGAACATCCGCGACCTGGTTTTGGGCATGAACGACGGCCTCGTCGAGATTCTCGGTGCAGTTACGGGCCTTTCGGCTGTCTATCCCAACAGGCCAGAACTCGTCGGCATAAGCGGCCTAATCGTCGGTGTCGCTGGCTCGCTCTCGATGGGGATAGGGGCGTTCATCTCAGTCCGTTCCCAGAGACAGGTCAACGAGGCTCTCAGGGAGAAGATGGAAGTCCTCTTCAGGGTCTCCCCAGAGAGGGCCAGGGAAGAGATAATGGAAAGGTTAATTGAAGGGGGCCTACCGAAGGAGATCGCGGAAAAAACCGCCGAAGAACTCGCCCAGAAGGGGGATGCGGTGATAAGTCTTCTTATCGGGGAGAACAATGAGAACGAAGTCCGGTCGGCCCTTTATACGGGTCTCTCCTATCTGCTCGGAGTGGCGTTTCCAGTAACACCCTACTTCCTGGCGTCGAGTTCCTTAACGGCCCTCCCGTTCTCAATCCTGCTCGCTGGTACAGTCCTTGGCCTCGTCGGCACGATGGTGGCACTACTATCGGGAATCTCCATCAGGAAGAAGGCCCTGGAGATGGTATCAACAGGCCTCGGGGCGGCGTTCCTAAGTTACCTCTTCGGAAGGCTGATGGAGGCAGTCTTTCACGTCTCGGCCCTTTAG
- a CDS encoding 50S ribosomal protein L37e yields the protein MGAGTAPKGKRNRTPTHIRCRRCGRRAFNVKKGYCAACGFGRSRRMRKYSWSHKWRKKRNLSY from the coding sequence ATGGGAGCCGGAACTGCGCCGAAGGGCAAGAGGAACCGTACTCCAACTCATATAAGGTGCAGGCGCTGCGGTAGGAGGGCCTTCAACGTCAAGAAGGGCTACTGTGCCGCCTGCGGCTTCGGGAGGAGCAGGAGAATGAGGAAGTACAGCTGGTCCCACAAGTGGAGGAAGAAGAGGAACCTCTCCTACTGA
- a CDS encoding sulfite exporter TauE/SafE family protein: protein MLKYVGYFVVGIVIGILAAMFGLGGGFLIVPTLNFLGVEIHHAVGTSSAAVVFTSLSSAIAYHRQRRIHYKAGLLLASTAVIGAYIGAWATSYISAAQLKVIFGVVLFLVAIRLYRKKSREPHEVDLKEIKLDYKVVPIGGFIAGVASGLLGIGGGAINVPFLTYMGLPIHYAVATSSFAIVFTATSGAIKHYMLGNVEVEWLVLLVPGLIIGAQLGAKIAKRTKASQLTKAFAVVMAFLAIRMILKGLGYPVP from the coding sequence GTGCTTAAGTACGTGGGATACTTTGTAGTTGGCATTGTCATAGGCATCCTCGCCGCCATGTTCGGCCTCGGCGGTGGCTTCCTGATAGTCCCCACTCTCAACTTCCTGGGCGTTGAAATACACCACGCAGTAGGAACTTCCAGCGCAGCGGTCGTGTTCACTTCCCTGAGCTCGGCGATAGCCTACCACAGACAGAGGAGAATACACTACAAAGCGGGCCTCCTGCTGGCCTCAACGGCCGTTATCGGAGCTTACATCGGGGCCTGGGCCACGAGCTACATAAGTGCCGCCCAGCTCAAGGTTATCTTTGGCGTTGTCCTCTTCCTCGTGGCCATAAGGCTATACCGCAAAAAGAGCAGGGAGCCACATGAGGTTGACCTGAAGGAAATCAAGCTGGACTACAAAGTAGTCCCAATTGGCGGCTTCATAGCTGGGGTAGCCAGCGGCCTCCTCGGAATCGGCGGGGGAGCGATAAACGTGCCCTTCCTCACTTACATGGGGCTTCCTATCCACTACGCGGTCGCAACTTCGAGCTTTGCCATAGTCTTCACGGCCACGTCCGGAGCAATAAAACATTACATGCTGGGCAACGTTGAGGTTGAGTGGCTCGTCCTCCTCGTCCCGGGCCTGATAATCGGCGCCCAGCTCGGCGCGAAGATTGCCAAGAGGACTAAGGCCTCCCAGCTTACGAAGGCATTTGCCGTTGTGATGGCTTTTCTGGCGATAAGGATGATCCTCAAGGGGCTGGGCTATCCGGTCCCGTGA
- a CDS encoding alpha-amylase family glycosyl hydrolase, with amino-acid sequence MKKGSLLLILLLLASVASGCISESHENQPATTSTVPPTSIPSSQSSTSTASTSTYGPSEKTELGLPSVNYTPIYIGIEKGCPSGRVPVKFTYNPGNRTVKSVSLRGSFNDWGEWPMGLKNGTWRKTVCLRPGRYEYKYFINGQWVKDMSDDGTGKPYDPDADAYAPDGYGGKNAVRVVDGHEVFYVEFDPKDPAYLSIADNRTVVRFEVKRDTVESAVLVTDHGNYTMRLQLWWDSSEMWRAEMPVEPADYYILITSSDGEKFAVLDTSETPFFHFDGVEGFPQLEWVSNGITYQIFPDRFNNGNRSNDALALDHDELILNQVNPGQPILSNWSDPITPLHCCHQYFGGDIKGITEKLDYLQSLGVTIIYLNPIFLSGSAHGYDTYDYYRLDPKFGTEEELREFLDEAHRRGMRVIFDFVPNHCGIGNPAFLNVWKKGSESPNWDWFFVKKWPFKLGDGSAYVGWWGFGSLPKLNTANPVVREYLIGAAIHWIEFGFDGIRVDVPNEVLDPETFFPELRKAVKEKKPDAYLVGEIWTLSPEWVKGDRFDSLMNYALGRDILLNYAKGLLSGGSAMKMMGRYYASYGENVVAMGFNLVDSHDTSRVLTDLGGGKLGDTPSNESIQRLKLLSTLLYTLPGTPVTFQGDERGLLGEKGHYDEQRYPIQWDAVNEDVLTHYRALAELRKRVPALRSSAIRFYTAKGGVMAFFRGHDDEVLVVANSWKKPASLELPEGEWKVIWPENFSPEPLHGTVEVPAVGIIILERG; translated from the coding sequence ATGAAAAAAGGTAGCCTGTTGCTAATTCTCCTGCTTCTGGCCTCAGTAGCAAGCGGCTGTATCTCAGAGAGCCATGAAAATCAACCGGCAACGACTTCGACAGTTCCACCGACGTCAATACCATCCTCCCAGTCTTCCACTTCTACGGCCTCTACCTCAACGTACGGCCCTTCCGAAAAAACAGAACTCGGACTGCCTTCGGTTAACTACACTCCCATCTACATCGGCATAGAGAAAGGCTGTCCCTCCGGAAGAGTCCCCGTAAAGTTCACATACAACCCCGGAAACAGGACCGTAAAGTCGGTCAGCCTCCGCGGGAGCTTCAATGACTGGGGAGAGTGGCCAATGGGGCTGAAGAACGGCACATGGAGGAAGACCGTCTGTCTCCGCCCTGGAAGGTACGAGTACAAATATTTCATCAACGGCCAGTGGGTCAAGGACATGTCCGACGACGGGACAGGAAAGCCCTATGACCCCGATGCCGATGCCTACGCACCCGATGGCTATGGCGGAAAGAACGCCGTGAGGGTAGTTGATGGCCATGAAGTGTTCTACGTCGAGTTCGATCCAAAGGACCCTGCCTATCTCAGCATCGCGGACAACAGAACCGTGGTCAGGTTTGAGGTTAAGAGGGACACGGTTGAGTCCGCGGTTCTTGTCACGGATCACGGAAACTACACGATGAGGCTCCAGCTCTGGTGGGACTCCAGCGAGATGTGGCGCGCTGAGATGCCGGTTGAACCTGCTGATTATTACATTCTCATAACTTCCTCTGACGGCGAGAAGTTTGCCGTCCTAGACACAAGTGAAACCCCGTTCTTCCACTTTGATGGCGTTGAGGGGTTCCCCCAGCTGGAGTGGGTGAGCAACGGGATAACCTACCAGATATTCCCTGACAGGTTCAACAACGGAAACAGGAGCAACGATGCCCTAGCTTTGGACCACGACGAGCTAATTCTGAACCAGGTCAATCCAGGGCAGCCAATCCTCTCCAACTGGAGCGACCCGATAACACCCCTCCACTGCTGCCACCAGTACTTCGGCGGCGACATAAAGGGAATAACGGAGAAGCTCGACTACCTTCAGAGCCTGGGCGTGACCATAATCTACCTCAACCCGATTTTCCTCTCAGGAAGCGCCCACGGCTACGACACCTACGACTACTACCGGCTCGACCCCAAGTTCGGGACCGAGGAGGAGCTGAGGGAGTTTCTCGACGAGGCCCATAGAAGGGGGATGAGGGTAATCTTCGACTTCGTGCCCAACCACTGCGGCATTGGGAATCCCGCCTTCCTCAACGTCTGGAAGAAGGGCAGCGAAAGCCCCAACTGGGACTGGTTTTTCGTCAAGAAGTGGCCCTTCAAGCTCGGCGATGGGAGCGCCTACGTCGGCTGGTGGGGTTTTGGGAGCCTCCCGAAGCTCAACACTGCCAACCCTGTGGTCAGGGAATACCTGATAGGAGCGGCCATCCACTGGATAGAGTTCGGCTTTGACGGCATAAGGGTTGACGTGCCGAACGAAGTCCTCGATCCGGAGACGTTCTTCCCGGAGCTGAGAAAGGCAGTCAAGGAGAAAAAGCCGGACGCATATCTTGTCGGAGAGATATGGACGCTCTCTCCGGAGTGGGTAAAAGGGGACCGCTTCGATTCGCTCATGAACTACGCCCTCGGAAGGGACATCCTCCTGAACTACGCCAAGGGCCTGCTCAGCGGGGGAAGTGCAATGAAAATGATGGGACGTTATTACGCTTCCTACGGTGAGAACGTAGTTGCGATGGGCTTCAACCTCGTTGATTCGCACGACACCTCGAGGGTTCTCACTGATCTCGGCGGCGGCAAACTGGGTGACACGCCGTCAAACGAGTCAATTCAGAGACTTAAGCTCCTCTCAACGCTCCTCTACACCCTGCCCGGGACTCCCGTCACCTTCCAGGGAGATGAGAGGGGACTGCTCGGAGAAAAGGGGCACTATGACGAACAGCGCTACCCGATACAGTGGGATGCTGTGAACGAAGACGTCCTGACCCACTACAGGGCATTGGCGGAGCTCAGAAAAAGAGTTCCTGCATTGAGGAGCAGCGCAATAAGGTTCTACACTGCCAAGGGGGGCGTCATGGCCTTCTTCAGGGGACACGACGACGAGGTTCTCGTCGTTGCCAACAGCTGGAAGAAGCCGGCTTCACTGGAGCTTCCTGAGGGAGAGTGGAAAGTAATCTGGCCTGAGAATTTCAGCCCGGAACCGCTTCATGGCACAGTTGAAGTGCCAGCCGTAGGTATCATCATCCTTGAGCGGGGTTGA
- a CDS encoding TIGR01177 family methyltransferase, with protein sequence MLYVEILGNLPEMARDEVKAMLELGGGEIIGQDYLFIKVDAGEKAFPFLDRLGLAHEYGLLLVEADSIEELLQKAGEVEWSIEGAFKVDTETMANCRHDVLDLPRKLGAVIHAKGFRVNLSRPDTVVRVYCGEKLYAGIRLRYFDPKDFERRKAHHRPFFRPISLHPRISRALVNLTKATQEILDPFMGAGGILIEAGLLGLKVYGVDIRPEMVEGAETNLKHYGVRDYTLKLGDATRLEELFPGKKFEAVATDPPYGTAATLAGRKRDELYKKALRSIYGVLEDGGRLAIAFPADFDGKAEAEAVGFKMLGSYYQRVHKSLERYFYVFQK encoded by the coding sequence ATGCTCTATGTGGAGATACTCGGAAACCTGCCCGAAATGGCACGGGACGAAGTGAAGGCAATGCTCGAACTCGGCGGTGGAGAGATTATCGGCCAGGACTACCTCTTCATCAAGGTCGATGCGGGTGAGAAAGCCTTCCCGTTTCTCGACAGGCTTGGATTAGCCCACGAGTACGGACTCCTTCTGGTTGAAGCTGATTCCATTGAAGAACTCCTCCAGAAGGCTGGAGAAGTGGAGTGGTCTATAGAGGGGGCTTTCAAAGTTGATACCGAGACTATGGCCAACTGCAGGCACGATGTCCTCGATCTGCCGAGGAAGCTCGGGGCTGTTATACACGCGAAGGGCTTCCGCGTGAACCTCTCAAGGCCGGACACTGTTGTCCGGGTTTACTGCGGCGAGAAGTTATACGCCGGGATAAGGCTGAGGTACTTCGACCCGAAGGACTTCGAAAGGAGGAAGGCCCACCACAGGCCCTTCTTCAGGCCGATTTCCCTCCACCCGAGGATCTCAAGGGCGCTCGTGAACCTGACGAAGGCAACGCAGGAAATCCTCGACCCCTTCATGGGGGCAGGTGGGATACTCATCGAGGCCGGTCTGCTGGGCCTGAAGGTTTACGGCGTGGACATAAGGCCGGAGATGGTGGAGGGAGCAGAAACCAATCTCAAGCACTACGGGGTGAGGGACTACACCCTCAAGCTTGGCGACGCGACAAGGCTGGAGGAGCTGTTCCCCGGCAAGAAATTTGAGGCAGTAGCAACCGACCCGCCCTACGGCACCGCCGCGACCTTAGCGGGGAGAAAGAGGGACGAGCTTTACAAAAAGGCCCTGAGGAGCATCTACGGCGTACTTGAGGACGGAGGGAGACTGGCGATAGCTTTCCCAGCTGACTTCGACGGGAAGGCGGAGGCCGAGGCGGTTGGGTTCAAGATGCTCGGAAGCTACTACCAGAGAGTCCACAAGAGCCTTGAGCGGTATTTTTATGTGTTCCAGAAGTAG
- the glyS gene encoding glycine--tRNA ligase — MGEKPDKYEILQDLMRRRGFAWGSFEIYGGSRGFYDYGPLGATIKRKIERKIREAFQREGFFEVETPDITPEKVFIASGHVEKFVDPLVECKKCGARFRADHLVEEALGIDTEGMSAEHLTQLIREHDIRCPECGGELSDVWYFNLMFETKIGPYGDQKGYLRPETAQGIFVNFKRLNAFARNKLPFGVFQIGKAYRNEISPRQGMLRLREFTQAEAEIFFNPNETAHPHFDEVKDEVLRLYPIEHQLKKLGMIEITAEEAVKKGYIMNTLFAYYMVMVKRVLLDIGIPEDKIRFRQQLPEERAHYSRDTWDAEIHSERFGWVECVGIANRGDYDLSRHMRESGADLTVLIHYDEPKIVKKLEVSLNMKRVGPKLKKDAKMINELIKDWDEEKKRELVELLEKEGKVTIEGYELERDDFIIREVEEKITGEKIVPHVLEPSFGIDRPFYLLLENSLVIEEDRTYLKIKKDMAPIEVAVLPLVAKEPLKSIAYDIFRTLQKEGFIAVYDEKDTIGRRYMRYDEIGTPYCVTVDNQTPEDGTVTIRDRDTREQVRVKIEELPKKLKELIFEN, encoded by the coding sequence ATGGGAGAGAAGCCCGACAAGTACGAGATTCTCCAGGATTTGATGAGGAGGAGAGGTTTTGCCTGGGGGAGCTTTGAAATCTATGGCGGCTCACGCGGATTCTATGACTACGGACCGCTTGGAGCGACGATAAAGAGAAAGATAGAGAGAAAGATCAGAGAGGCCTTCCAGAGGGAGGGCTTCTTTGAAGTAGAGACACCCGATATAACGCCTGAGAAGGTGTTCATAGCAAGCGGTCACGTTGAAAAGTTCGTCGACCCGCTGGTAGAGTGCAAAAAGTGCGGGGCAAGGTTCAGGGCAGACCACCTGGTTGAGGAAGCCCTCGGAATAGACACCGAGGGAATGAGCGCGGAGCACCTCACCCAGCTCATCCGCGAGCACGACATCCGCTGTCCGGAGTGCGGCGGTGAGCTTTCTGACGTCTGGTACTTCAACCTCATGTTCGAGACGAAGATAGGCCCCTACGGCGACCAGAAGGGTTACCTCAGACCCGAGACTGCCCAGGGCATCTTCGTGAACTTCAAAAGGCTGAACGCCTTTGCGAGGAACAAACTTCCCTTTGGCGTCTTCCAGATAGGCAAAGCATACCGAAACGAGATTTCGCCAAGACAGGGTATGCTTCGCCTCAGGGAGTTCACGCAGGCAGAGGCGGAGATATTCTTCAACCCCAACGAGACAGCGCATCCGCACTTCGACGAGGTCAAGGACGAAGTCCTCAGGCTCTACCCGATAGAGCACCAGCTCAAGAAACTCGGTATGATCGAGATAACAGCAGAGGAAGCCGTAAAGAAGGGCTACATAATGAACACTCTCTTCGCCTACTACATGGTCATGGTCAAGAGGGTTCTCCTCGACATCGGCATTCCCGAGGACAAAATCCGCTTCAGGCAGCAGCTCCCCGAAGAGAGGGCGCACTATTCAAGAGATACATGGGACGCTGAGATACACAGCGAGCGCTTTGGCTGGGTGGAGTGCGTCGGGATAGCGAACAGGGGCGACTACGACCTGAGCAGGCACATGCGCGAGAGCGGCGCCGACTTAACGGTCCTCATCCACTACGACGAGCCGAAGATTGTGAAGAAGCTTGAAGTAAGCCTCAACATGAAGAGGGTCGGTCCTAAGCTGAAGAAGGACGCCAAGATGATAAACGAGCTGATCAAGGACTGGGACGAGGAGAAGAAGCGCGAGCTGGTTGAGCTCCTCGAAAAAGAAGGAAAAGTCACGATCGAGGGCTACGAGCTCGAGAGGGACGACTTCATAATCAGGGAGGTCGAGGAGAAGATAACCGGTGAGAAAATCGTCCCGCATGTCCTCGAGCCGAGCTTTGGTATAGACAGGCCATTCTACCTGCTCCTCGAGAACAGCCTTGTCATCGAAGAGGACAGGACTTACCTGAAGATCAAGAAGGACATGGCCCCAATCGAGGTAGCGGTTTTACCGCTCGTTGCCAAAGAGCCGCTCAAGAGCATAGCCTACGATATCTTCAGGACGCTCCAGAAGGAGGGCTTCATAGCCGTCTACGACGAAAAGGACACCATTGGAAGACGTTACATGCGCTATGACGAGATTGGTACGCCCTACTGCGTGACCGTTGACAACCAGACGCCGGAGGACGGAACCGTGACGATCAGAGACCGCGACACAAGGGAGCAGGTCAGGGTGAAGATTGAGGAGCTTCCAAAGAAGCTGAAGGAGCTGATTTTCGAGAACTGA
- a CDS encoding LSm family protein → MAERPLDVIHKSLDKDVLVLLKRGNEFRGKLIGYDIHLNVVLADAELIQDGEVVKKYGKIVIRGDNVLAISPVELE, encoded by the coding sequence ATGGCGGAAAGACCACTCGATGTTATCCACAAGTCCCTTGACAAGGACGTCCTCGTGCTCCTGAAGAGGGGGAACGAGTTCAGGGGTAAGCTCATCGGTTACGACATCCACCTTAACGTTGTCCTCGCCGATGCCGAGCTCATCCAGGACGGCGAGGTCGTTAAGAAGTACGGTAAAATCGTCATAAGGGGAGACAACGTCCTGGCCATCTCCCCAGTTGAGCTTGAGTGA